The DNA region AAAGCCGTGGAGCTGACGAATGCGCGTCGGGTGGCGCATTTTGCGGAGGGCTTTGGCCTCGATCTGACGGATGCGCTCGCGGGTGACTTTGAACTGTTTGCCCACCTCTTCGAGGGTGCGGCTGTAGCCGTCGATGAGACCGAAGCGGAGAGAGAGAACACGGCGTTCGCGGTCGGTGAGAGAGTCGAGGACGTCGATGATTTTTTCGCGCAGGAGCGAGAAGGCGGTCATGTCGTACGGGTTTTCCGCGGACTTGTCTTCGATGAAGTCGCCGAAGCTGGTGTCGTCGCCGTCGCCGACGGGGGACTGTAGCGAGATGGGTTGTTGTGCCATCTTCATGATCTGCTGCACGCGCTCGACGGGGAGATTCATCTCGTCGGCGACTTCCTCGGGCGTCGGTTCGTGGCCGAATTCCTGGAGGAGTTGCTTCTGGACCTGCATGACTTTGTTCAGCGTCTCGATCATGTGGACCGGGATGCGGATGGTGCGGGCCTGATCGGCGATGGAACGGGTGATTGCCTGACGGATCCACCAGGTGGCGTAGGTGGAGAACTTGTAGCCACGGCGGTACTCGAATTTTTCGACGGCCTTCATGAGGCCCATGTTGCCCTCCTGGATGAGATCGAGGAAGGAGAGGCCGCGGTTGGTGTACTTCTTAGCGATTGAGATCACGAGACGAAGATTGGCCTCGACCATCTCGGTCTTGGCTTTGTGGGCTTCGCGGACGTGGACGCCAGTCTTTTTGACGATCTCGAGGAGTTCGGCGGCAGTGAGACGCTGTTCGGCCTCGATCTGACGGAGACGGGCGTTGAGCGGCTTGGTGTCGATCGCGGCGTCTTTCTTGGTCTTCGGGTGCTTGGCGCGGTCGATCTGCGCGAAAATCTGTTCGATCTCGGCCAGCAGCGGGTTGATCTGCTCGAGGTACTCTTCGTAGACCTTGAGCTTGAAGAAGAATTTGCCGAAGTGGGCCTTGTAGGCGCTTTCGCGTTTTTTGAACTTGGCGTGGACTTTCTTTTTGCCCGCTTCGTCCTTGGTTTTCAGATACTCTTCCCAGGCGTCGGCGACGTTGGCTTCGCCGTCCTGGGTGCCCTCGACGAGTTTGGGGAGGTTTTTGAAATAGGCTTCGCGGCTTTCGATTTTCTTATCGATGACGATGCGGTCGAAACGCTCTTCGCGGTTGAGGAGTTTGGCTCCGAGGGTGCCGATGTAACGGCCGACGATGGCGGACTCGAAGAGGGCTTCCTGAGCCTTGAGCTCGGCGTTTTCGATGCGCTTGGAGATTTCGACTTCCTGCTCGCGGGTTAGCAGCGGGACCTGGCCCATCTGCTTGAGGTACATGCGGACGGGATCGTCCAAAATGTCGTTCTGCGAGGTGCGGGATTCTTCCTCTTCGGCCTCTTCCTGGCGCTGTTTATAGTCTTCGACCTGATCGGGCTCGAGGATCTCGATCTCGAGGTTCTGGAGAATGGAGAGGACGTTATCGATTTCCTCTTGGTTTTCGACGGACTCGGGGAGGGCTTCGTTGATATCGTCGAAGGTGAGGTAGCCTTGTTCCTTCGAGAGGCGGATCAGGTTACGAATCTTGTCGTTAATACCGCCGGGGGCAAGGTCAGCGCCGGGAGTGCCGCCTTCCGGAGTGGCGTTCTGGGTGCGTTCGATAGCGGTTTCAACGGCTTCTGAGTGCGTGTCGGATTCGGCTGACTTGGCTTTGCGCGGCATGGTGTGGATCTAGGAAATGCAATCAGACAGCGGCGGGCAGACCAAAGGGCGCTCGCAGCTGTCGCTGGATATCGGTGCGTTGTTTTATGAGAGAAAGTGCGTCAAAGTTACTGTCCGGACCGTGTGTAGCTAGAGCAAGTTCTATTTGGCGGAGCTGAGGCTCCAGGAAACGGGTGCGGATTTGAACGAGGGCTTGGTTGATGGCGCGAACGGGTTCTTCTGTACGCGGAGGATCGAAAAGAAGCGAGGCGACGAGCGTCTTTTCTTCGGGATTTTCGAGCAGGCCGTCGAGGTGATCGCGGCCGGGCCAGGCGTCGTGCTCGAACTCGGCGAGAAAGCGGTTGAGGAGTGAGCCGGGGAGGTGGGAGGCGTCGATCCAGTCGTGGGGGAGTACGGTGCTGAGGGGTTTGCCGAGTTGCTCGAAGTGCAGGCACATGAGCAGGAGGTGGTACTCGGGCGTGTTGGCAGTGTTGATTGTTTTTGTGGCGACAGGGGAGGATAGGGCGTCGTGGGATTGAGGCGGAGCGGCGGGAGCGAGCTTACTGTGCTGGCGTCGTTTATATGCGTCGAAATCGCGGTGGACGGCGGACGAGGGGAGGCGGAGGCTGGCGGCGATCTCGTCCAAAAACTGGGCGCGGGTGGTCTCGGATTCGGTGGCGGAGATGATCTCGAAGAGGCTCTGGCTGGCGCGGGTTTTGTGTTCGGCGGAAGCGGTTTCGGGCGCGGGTAAAATGCTGCGGCTGGCGAAGGTCATGGCGCTGAGGGCGCCGCGTTTGACTTCGTCGTAGGCGGCGAGACCGCGTTCGAGGAAGAGCACGTCGGGGTCGATTTTGCCGTCGCCGGGGGCGGCGAGGAAACGGATTTCGAGGCCGGCTTTGAGCGCCATCGGGAGGAAGCGGAGGGCGGCTTTTTGACCAGCGCTGTCGCTATCGAAGAAGCACTCCACCTGCGGATGGTAGCGGCGCATGAGCACGAGCTGGCCTTCGGTGATGGAAGTGCCTTGGGGGGCGATGGCGGTTTTGAGGCCGACTTGCCAGCAGCGGAGCGCATCCAGTTGACCTTCGACCATGACGAAGGGTTTGCCTTCGCCGGCGGCCGTGCGGGCGCGGTCGAGGTTGAAGAGGAGATTTCCCTTCGTGAAGATCGGGGTCTCCGGGGAGTTGACGTACTTGGCTTCGCGCGCGGGGTCGTCTTGCGGGGTGAGATCGGTCTGGCGGGCGGTGAAGGCGACGACGCGGCCTTGGTGGTCGCGGATGGGAATCATTAAGCGGCCGCGAAAACGGGGTTTGAGAGAACCGAGGCCCAAGAGCGCGCCCTCGCGGACGAAGAAGAGGCCGCATTGGCGGAGGGCGTCTTCGGAGAATTTTTTCTTGAGCAACGCGGCGGCGAGCGAGTTGTCGGTGGGGTCGGCGGAACCGATTTTGAATTCGTCGGCGATCTCCATCGGGAAGCGGCGTCTGGTCTGCCAGTAGTCCCGCATGTAGTCGCCAGAGTTGCCGGGGTTTTTGAAGACTTGGTGGAAGTGCTCGGCGGCGACTTCGTGGAGATCGAAGATCTCCTGGCGCAGTGAGCGTTCTTCGCGGGTGGGGCCGGAGCCTTCTTCGTACTCGATGGGAACGCCGAAGCGTTGTCCGAGCGCCTCGATGGATTCGACGAAATTGAGCTGCTCGGTTTCCTGGACAAAGGCGATGATGTCGCCCGCTTTTCCACAGCCGAAGCACTTGTAGGAGCCGCGGTCGGGGTTGACGTGAAAGGACGGCGATTTCTCCTGATGAAAAGGGCAGAGGCCTTTGAATTGGGCGCCGGCTTTTTTCAACGTGGCGACCCGGGCGACGACATCCACGATGTTCACGCGAAACTTCAGGTCGCGGATACAGGTGGGTTTGATGGCGGGCATGGAAGGCGTTTCGGGCGCGACAGGCGCAGTGAAGTTTGCACTTTTAACCGGGTGGGGGTTCTGTCAAGTACCGCGCTTTTGGGAAACTTTTTGCCGCGCTTGGCTACACACTTACTCATGCAATTTCTGAAATCGGGGTCTCTTTTCTCCCTTTGGATCGCGGCTGTCGCGATGATCTCACCGCTTGGTCATGCACAGACCGTCGCGGTTGAACCGCTGCCGGTTTGGGAGGCGACGCTTCCGGCTTATGATGACGGCGCGTATGCGGCGAAAGTGGAGATGTTGATCGCTAAATATGAAGCCGCTGGCGGCCGGAAGCTGGCGCCAGGCGAAAAGAAAAAGGTGGGATTGAAAATTTATACGGACTCTGGTCCGGGCATGGCGACGCCGGTGCCGCTGGTGAAAGCGGTGATTGGTGCGCTGGAGCGTCGTGGCTTTTCGAAAGAGCAAATCTTCCTTGTTGGGCTGAACCAGCTTCGACTGCGCATGACGGGTTATTTGCCGTCGCTCGTCACGGGGCAGTCGCCATTCAAGGGGCATCCGTTCTACGTGCTGGAGTCGGGACGCTTTTATGATCCGGTGTGGTTTTACGACAGTCCGCTGCCGTCGCGTTTTGACCCGATCTTCGCCGAGAAGAGCGTGGAGGGCATCGAGGCCAACACCACGAAAGAGCAGGATCGTAAGAGCTTCCTGGCGACGCCGCTGTTTCTCGATGCGGATTTCTGGATCAACCTGCCGGTCTATACCGATCACCAGTATCTTGGCGTTAATGGCGCGCTGGTGAATGCCACGCTCTGGAATGCCAGTAATACGGCGCGGTTTTTCCGCAGTCCGGCGAATGCGCCCGCGGCGGTGGCGGAGATGAGCGCGATTCCTGAGCTGCGCCAGACTTGGGCGTTCACGATTGCGAGCCTGGAGCACTATCAGTTTATCGGCGGTCCGTATTTTAACTCTCTGTACACAGTGTCTGAGCCGCTTGTGTGGCTGAGCGCAGATCCGGTGGCGCTGGATTCGTTCATGCTTACGCGCATCAATCGCTGGCGTGAGCGGGCGGGCTTCAAGCCGGTGTCGGAGGAGATCCGCACGCTGGATTTCGCAGAGACGCTAGGCGTGGGTTCCTCGAAGGCTACGCCGGGACGGGTGATCCGTGTGGGTGATTGAGCAGACAGGCGGATTTCCCCGGAAAATCCCCTTGTCACTGCTGAAAGAGTGCGGCCATTTCTAGCGCGTCATGTCTCAAGCTGATTATCTCCCGATCCTGATTCAAATCTGCCTCGCCGCGGGCGTGGCCATCACGGTCATAGGAGCGAGTCATCTGATCGGTCAGCGCGCAGCGAAAAACGCAATCAAGGATTCGGCTTACGAGTGCGGAGTGAAAGGCGATGGCAACGTTCACACGCGCTTCTCGGTGAAATTCTACGTCACAGCGATGCTCTTCATCCTCTTTGATATTGAAGTGGTTTTTCTGATTCCATGGGCATTCATCTACCGGGATTTTCTAGCCAACCATATCGCGATCCTGGGGCCGATCATGTTTTTCATCGGTGTGCTCGTGCTCGGGCTTTTCTACGAAGTGAAAAAGGGCGCGCTCGATTGGGAGAAGTGAGCGGCTGAGTTACTGAATTACCATGCGGCTGGAGAAAATCATCGCGCGCAGCCGCATCATCGATCTGCGCAGTACGGATCTTAAAGGCGCGCTGGAGGAGTTGCTGGATGTTTCGATCACGCGTTCGCCGGAGTTAAAGCGCGATGTGCTGCTCCGCGGTTTGCTGCAACGTGAGAGCACGATGACGACTTACCTCGGTGCGGGCGTGGCATTGCCGCACGTTCGCGTGAAAATGAAGCGCCGTTACATCCTCGCGATCGGGCGCAGCCGGGGTGGTGTCCGCCACGAGCGAACGAAGACGGATGAGCCGGTGAAGTTGATTTTGATGCTGCTCGCCGATGAAAAGGCGCGCGATTACCTGCAGGTACTGGCCTCGATCGCGCGGCTGGTGCAGGATCAAGAGACGGTTAAAAGCCTCATGGAGGCGCCATCGCTTGATGATCTGGATGAGCGGCTCACAGCGGCGTTGAGCGGCATCACGGCACGACCGGTGCAGGCGCAGCAAAGCCGTATCAATCGCATGATGATCCGGCAGGCCGACAACGTAGCGAAGGGTACGGACTGCTCGGCGATCATGGTTTTCGGCGACACGTTCACGGGCGGGATCGAGCCGGGGAGCTGGCGTTCGGTGGCGAAGGCATTGCTGGTCACACGCAATCTAGTGGATGGCGACAATGAGGGCAGTGGATTTGCCGAGACGATCCAGGTGAGATCTTTTTCAACGCAGCGGCTGGCGCAGCTGCGCAGTGCTATGCTGGTGGCGCTGACGCGCGGAGTGATTTCGTTCAACGACCGCATTTGCTGCATCGGGGGAATCGCGGGGAGTAATCAGTTCGACACGATGGTGGTGGTTGATGTGGAGCGGGAGTTCCAGACGCTGCTCACCGGGCACACCGATCTGTTGCCCGAGGATGTGAAGCCCGAGGTGCTGGAGCGCGTGATCGCGGTGGCGACTGAGCTGGCGGTCGAAGGCCGCGAGGGCCGGCCGGTGGGGTGTCTTTTCGTGATCGGCGACACAGGCAAGGTGGAGAAGCTGACCAAGCCGCTCGTGCTGAATCCGTTTTATGGTTACAAGGAGGAGGATCGCAATATCCTCAATCCGTTCATGGACGAGACGGTGAAGGAGTTTTCCTCCATCGACGGAGCGTTCGTGATTCGCGGCGATGGCGTGGTGGTTTCCGCGGGCAGCCTGATCCAGGCTACGGATAACGATCACGCGCTGCCGAGCGGGCTGGGCAGCCGCCATGCGGCGGGCG from Nibricoccus aquaticus includes:
- the rpoD gene encoding RNA polymerase sigma factor RpoD, whose protein sequence is MPRKAKSAESDTHSEAVETAIERTQNATPEGGTPGADLAPGGINDKIRNLIRLSKEQGYLTFDDINEALPESVENQEEIDNVLSILQNLEIEILEPDQVEDYKQRQEEAEEEESRTSQNDILDDPVRMYLKQMGQVPLLTREQEVEISKRIENAELKAQEALFESAIVGRYIGTLGAKLLNREERFDRIVIDKKIESREAYFKNLPKLVEGTQDGEANVADAWEEYLKTKDEAGKKKVHAKFKKRESAYKAHFGKFFFKLKVYEEYLEQINPLLAEIEQIFAQIDRAKHPKTKKDAAIDTKPLNARLRQIEAEQRLTAAELLEIVKKTGVHVREAHKAKTEMVEANLRLVISIAKKYTNRGLSFLDLIQEGNMGLMKAVEKFEYRRGYKFSTYATWWIRQAITRSIADQARTIRIPVHMIETLNKVMQVQKQLLQEFGHEPTPEEVADEMNLPVERVQQIMKMAQQPISLQSPVGDGDDTSFGDFIEDKSAENPYDMTAFSLLREKIIDVLDSLTDRERRVLSLRFGLIDGYSRTLEEVGKQFKVTRERIRQIEAKALRKMRHPTRIRQLHGFFDAEQIDNAQNLLKQVSMKKPDGTTPPLPVR
- the dnaG gene encoding DNA primase, giving the protein MPAIKPTCIRDLKFRVNIVDVVARVATLKKAGAQFKGLCPFHQEKSPSFHVNPDRGSYKCFGCGKAGDIIAFVQETEQLNFVESIEALGQRFGVPIEYEEGSGPTREERSLRQEIFDLHEVAAEHFHQVFKNPGNSGDYMRDYWQTRRRFPMEIADEFKIGSADPTDNSLAAALLKKKFSEDALRQCGLFFVREGALLGLGSLKPRFRGRLMIPIRDHQGRVVAFTARQTDLTPQDDPAREAKYVNSPETPIFTKGNLLFNLDRARTAAGEGKPFVMVEGQLDALRCWQVGLKTAIAPQGTSITEGQLVLMRRYHPQVECFFDSDSAGQKAALRFLPMALKAGLEIRFLAAPGDGKIDPDVLFLERGLAAYDEVKRGALSAMTFASRSILPAPETASAEHKTRASQSLFEIISATESETTRAQFLDEIAASLRLPSSAVHRDFDAYKRRQHSKLAPAAPPQSHDALSSPVATKTINTANTPEYHLLLMCLHFEQLGKPLSTVLPHDWIDASHLPGSLLNRFLAEFEHDAWPGRDHLDGLLENPEEKTLVASLLFDPPRTEEPVRAINQALVQIRTRFLEPQLRQIELALATHGPDSNFDALSLIKQRTDIQRQLRAPFGLPAAV
- a CDS encoding DUF362 domain-containing protein, with protein sequence MGNFLPRLATHLLMQFLKSGSLFSLWIAAVAMISPLGHAQTVAVEPLPVWEATLPAYDDGAYAAKVEMLIAKYEAAGGRKLAPGEKKKVGLKIYTDSGPGMATPVPLVKAVIGALERRGFSKEQIFLVGLNQLRLRMTGYLPSLVTGQSPFKGHPFYVLESGRFYDPVWFYDSPLPSRFDPIFAEKSVEGIEANTTKEQDRKSFLATPLFLDADFWINLPVYTDHQYLGVNGALVNATLWNASNTARFFRSPANAPAAVAEMSAIPELRQTWAFTIASLEHYQFIGGPYFNSLYTVSEPLVWLSADPVALDSFMLTRINRWRERAGFKPVSEEIRTLDFAETLGVGSSKATPGRVIRVGD
- a CDS encoding NADH-quinone oxidoreductase subunit A; amino-acid sequence: MSQADYLPILIQICLAAGVAITVIGASHLIGQRAAKNAIKDSAYECGVKGDGNVHTRFSVKFYVTAMLFILFDIEVVFLIPWAFIYRDFLANHIAILGPIMFFIGVLVLGLFYEVKKGALDWEK
- a CDS encoding diadenylate cyclase, whose amino-acid sequence is MRLEKIIARSRIIDLRSTDLKGALEELLDVSITRSPELKRDVLLRGLLQRESTMTTYLGAGVALPHVRVKMKRRYILAIGRSRGGVRHERTKTDEPVKLILMLLADEKARDYLQVLASIARLVQDQETVKSLMEAPSLDDLDERLTAALSGITARPVQAQQSRINRMMIRQADNVAKGTDCSAIMVFGDTFTGGIEPGSWRSVAKALLVTRNLVDGDNEGSGFAETIQVRSFSTQRLAQLRSAMLVALTRGVISFNDRICCIGGIAGSNQFDTMVVVDVEREFQTLLTGHTDLLPEDVKPEVLERVIAVATELAVEGREGRPVGCLFVIGDTGKVEKLTKPLVLNPFYGYKEEDRNILNPFMDETVKEFSSIDGAFVIRGDGVVVSAGSLIQATDNDHALPSGLGSRHAAGAAVSVATQAIAIVVSSSTGQVTLFRRGVMLPLMEKGMGLK